The following proteins come from a genomic window of Anopheles ziemanni chromosome 3, idAnoZiCoDA_A2_x.2, whole genome shotgun sequence:
- the LOC131284655 gene encoding transient receptor potential cation channel protein painless, with amino-acid sequence MASQKFLHLSLTSPQLALRASFEAHELTEFRRALRNGAGVNVRDRDATYSIFEQACRTPGKKDFIKACIYHGALVAEENPVSKEYPIHIAALSFDSENLSVLLETDRLYVDQKYEDRTALYLLCEQISADNWQSVFECLKLLLKYQANINATNEANVSPIALLASGSDPWRRTVVEYCLNNYSVNVDLRRGQARKAIEKNFPNLHIPAYDMETVTVEILRSRLSAGTEDGFLEEYEKFCTQSGEQGMREDDRKELLAVAVHRAKLQAAKKLVETQLEGGKFIGPSKLLSGLLANCCIRGNVRVLEWLLEIIPAHAVALVNEDPLLSMLVKEIDVYKDKNKCPFFRSMGILLNDPRIEIDKIDVKQFSALHYAVKFKIDHAQELLLAKGAYVGGEDLYGELPISDMDPFLLEKHLDSCVSSNERKPGDEDYELKFDFSNFVPPKHKPNASEPVGKSVSALPYEDEMLPIVRMAQSSDNKRLLRHPVISSILLMKWYKLSIFFYLNLLVCTIFFVSFIFFVVFCYGRDDAPFKVLFRGLSLVGLVYLILRELIQFLLNMRVYVRSAENYMELLLIFASSTVLIYEFGTETRRVASACVILLSALEFTLLVGTLPVLSISTHMVMLKTVSKNFLKCLVLYSIILLSFAFSFYTLFRVSDNGNATATGAPTTQDKADDGEDDQFNQFGEIPLALMKTAVMLTGEFEAANIKFQQSSLSYIIFALFLFFVSIVLFNLMNGLAVSDTTTIKAESELIGIVQKVFVIYKYENALKTSKPIRFIMDWLSCLFSSNSLQLFPNLVPLKYITIKPNQSNAILIKSLVERQASNNLEKGDVELGKYSEAERLLYRTDKFGNECCIMPCLRYNMDGKIVKYALEILHSRQENVGSIEYRVSRIEQNIDRLLQEQIEMRKIMQGIAEVLQKAKM; translated from the exons ATGGCATCACAAAAATTCCTACATCTGAGCCTAACCAGCCCGCAG CTTGCACTGAGGGCGAGCTTCGAGGCGCACGAGCTAACGGAGTTCCGGCGCGCGCTCCGGAATGGGGCCGGCGTGAATGTGCGCGATCGGGATGCCACGTACTCCATCTTCGAGCAGGCTTGCCGTACACCCGGAAAGAAAGATTTCATCAAGGCTTGCATCTACCATGGAGCCCTTGTGGCGGAG GAAAATCCCGTATCCAAAGAGTATCCGATACACATTGCGGCTTTGTCGTTCGATAGCGAAAATCTCTCAGTGCTGCTCGAAACCGACCGGCTGTACGTGGACCAAAAGTACGAAGATCGGACGGCGCTGTATTTGCTCTGCGAGCAAATATCAGCTGATAACTGGCAGTCGGTGTTCGAGTGCCTAAAGCTACTGCTAAAGTATCAGGCCAACATAAACGCAACCAATGAGGCAAATGTGTCGCCGATAGCACTGCTGGCGAGCGGTAGTGACCCGTGGCGAAGGACCGTCGTCGAGTACTGCCTGAACAACTACAGCGTGAACGTTGATTTAAGGCGCGGCCAGGCCCGGAAGGCGATCgagaaaaactttcccaaccTGCACATCCCGGCGTACGACATGGAGACGGTGACGGTGGAGATCCTGCGCAGCAGACTATCCGCCGGGACGGAGGATGGATTTCTCGAGGAGTACGAAAAGTTTTGCACCCAAAGTGGCGAGCAAGGTATGCGGGAGGACGATCGCAAAGAATTGCTTGCGGTGGCCGTGCACCGTGCCAAACTGCAGGCGGCAAAGAAGTTGGTAGAGACGCAGCtggagggaggaaaattcaTCGGACCTTCGAAGCTACTGTCGGGGCTGCTGGCAAACTGCTGCATACGGGGTAATGTCCGTGTGCTGGAGTGGTTGCTGGAGATCATTCCGGCGCATGCGGTAGCGTTAGTAAACGAAGATCCGCTCCTTTCGATGCTCGTGAAAGAGATCGATGTGTACAAGGATAAAAACAAGTGCCCGTTCTTCCGCAGCATGGGCATCTTGCTGAACGACCCACGGATCGAGATCGACAAAATCGACGTCAAACAGTTCTCGGCGCTGCACTACGCGGTTAAGTTTAAGATCGATCACGCACAGGAACTGCTACTCGCCAAGGGCGCCTACGTCGGTGGGGAAGATTTGTACGGCGAGCTACCGATAAGCGACATGGATCCGTTCCTGCTCGAGAAACATCTGGACTCGTGCGTGTCGAGTAACGAGCGGAAACCTGGCGATGAAGACTACGAGCTGAAGTTCGACTTTTCAAACTTTGTCCCACCGAAGCACAAGCCGAACGCTAGCGAACCGGTGGGAAAATCTGTCAGCGCACTCCCGTACGAAGACGAAATGTTACCGATCGTGCGGATGGCACAATCGTCGGACAACAAGCGTTTGCTGCGCCATCCCGTCATATCGAGCATTTTGCTGATGAAATGGTACAAGTTGAGCATTTTCTTCTACCTGAATCTGCTGGTTTGCACCATATTCTTCGTATCGTTCATCTTCTTCGTAGTGTTCTGCTATGGGCGGGATGATGCCCCGTTCAAGGTACTATTTCGCGGGCTATCGCTAGTCGGACTGGTGTACCTTATTCTGCGCGAGCTGATACAATTCCTACTGAACATGCGCGTGTACGTGCGATCGGCCGAAAACTACATGGAGCTGCTGCTAATTTTCGCCTCCAGCACGGTGCTAATTTATGAGTTTGGCACCGAAACCCGGCGCGTCGCGTCTGCCTGTGTGATTTTGCTGTCGGCATTGGAGTTTACACTGCTCGTCGGCACCCTGCCCGTGCTCTCCATCTCAACGCACATGGTCATGCTGAAAACAGTGTCAAAAAACTTCCTCAAGTGCCTGGTGCTGTACTCGAtcattttgctttcgtttgcaTTCAGTTTCTACACCCTGTTCCGGGTGAGCGACAACGGGAATGCAACGGCTACCGGCGCCCCAACAACCCAGGACAAGGCGGACGATGGCGAAGACGATCAGTTTAATCAGTTCGGCGAGATCCCGCTGGCCCTGATGAAGACGGCCGTGATGTTGACCG GCGAATTTGAAGCCGCAAACATTAAGTTCCAGCAGTCGAGCTTGAGTTACATCATATTTGCGCTCTTTCTGTTCTTCGTGTCGATTGTTTTATTCAATCTGATGAACGGTTTGGCCGTGAGCGACACAACG ACCATTAAAGCCGAATCTGAGCTCATCGGTATTGTTCAGAAAGTGTTTGTCATCTACAAGTATGAAAACGCGCTGAAAACATCCAAACCGATAAGGTTTAT TATGGACTGGTTGTCGTGCCTGTTCTCTTCCAATAGCTTGCAGCTCTTCCCAAACCTCGTACCGCTGAAGTACATAACCATCAAACCGAACCAGTCTAACGCCATCCTGATCAAGTCATTGGTGGAGCGACAGGCAAGCAACAACCTGGAGAAAGGAGATGTAGAATTGGGCAAATACTCGGAAGCTGAGCGTTTACTATATCGAACCGACAAGTTCGGCAACGAGTGCTGCATAATGCCGTGCTTGAGGTACAACATGGATGGGAAGATTGTAAAATATGCTCTGGAAATTTTACACTCCCGACAGGAAAACGTTGGCTCGATCGAGTACAGGGTTTCGCGTATAGAACAGAACATCGATCGGTTGTTGCAGGAGCAAATTGAGATGAGAAAGATAATGCAGGGTATTGCGGAAGTGCTGCAGAAAGCGAAAATGTGA
- the LOC131284656 gene encoding transient receptor potential cation channel protein painless-like yields MVDEALKKQKKLDSTSVGTMVERAEEFDLNALERGENIDVNHREDGSYYSRFENACKSPGAGKEIKSLISRGAKVNEMNPETEEFPIHLVAQSGDPSNVAALLEHGSTKIYIDQDHQHDTALFIVFRRINKTNFESHFECIKHLLAHGADINMTNKDNIPPIACRSLSSLEPAQRNQLIAHCRDKVTFYARGDYGRERMVKTFGESQLPPGGCPDYGAEPVTVGQLRSWLFGGEEDKFLGNYRQATAIYGNFKCQIVREFLLICAKKGYEKTITELMKENVHDVAQYRSKLVEKCSIYGNDRIISLLTVDTEPTPQSGDLLHSIIPLITEDSDECAHYRCVKAILKNRLMELDRADVIGNTALHYAVRYNLSNVQKMLLKSGAYVGVVNKFDELPIAEMDPTTLEDHLDSCVTCEQVIIGDRQYEINVDVKNFVPPIHKVTGTSNVHASENDEMRCCMVNAFLFVLFVCIFFHDVLILVGNRKMVKFRKSLQTVCHVCFNFILLCAPVAFPSCLRYRWIPAFIILWRATQWTALLGTLSILSWSISLVMFKTVAKNILKFLALYFVLIVAFALGFNILCSPMGSNVSVAEPLARNVSLNLTENRNFSVDTIELADTDEDSNNLLTISSALLSVSLMIMGNVETDDIQPNQHVGRYIFFTVFLFAMPLVLFILMNALAVTDTTSILEEAELISIAKTASVIHKYEHLGSFCIGGSSPMLKIFSNNAETHFCHIKINRYQKMSNQQTWASLSELIFCQDLVSKRDTKVMQILSNSRNPTKGKADE; encoded by the exons ATGGTAGATGAG GCActaaagaagcaaaaaaaactagataGTACGAGTGTCGGTACGATGGTTGAAAGGGCTGAAGAATTTGACTTAAACGCATTGGAACGGGGTGAGAACATAGACGTCAATCATCGGGAAGATGGATCCTACTATTCCAGATTCGAGAATGCTTGCAAATCCCCTGGAGcgggaaaagaaattaaatcacTCATCAGCCGAGGGGCCAAAGTGAACGAG ATGAATCCAGAAACTGAAGAgtttcccatccatctcgtGGCTCAGAGCGGGGATCCATCTAACGTCGCGGCATTGCTAGAGCATGGCTCAACGAAAATCTACATCGATCAAGACCATCAGCACGATACGGCACTGTTCATAGTATTTCGCAGAATCAACAAGACCAATTTCGAATCGCATTTTGAATGCATCAAACATTTGCTGGCACATGGTGCCGATATTAACATGACTAACAAAGATAACATACCGCCTATCGCGTGTAGAAGTTTATCAAGCTTAGAACCGGCTCAACGAAATCAACTGATTGCTCATTGCCGCGACAAGGTAACGTTCTACGCCCGAGGGGACTATGGTCGGGAAAGGATGGTGAAAACATTTGGCGAGAGTCAGTTACCCCCGGGCGGCTGCCCCGATTATGGCGCGGAGCCCGTGACCGTTGGTCAGCTGCGTAGCTGGCTGTTCGGTGGAGAGGAGGATAAATTTCTGGGCAACTATCGACAAGCGACTGCTATCTATGGCAATTTTAAATGTCAGATAGTGAGAGAATTTCTTTTGATCTGCGCTAAGAAAGGATATGAGAAGACGATCACAGAGCTGATGAAGGAGAATGTTCACGACGTTGCACAGTATCGCAGTAAGCTGGTGGAGAAGTGTTCCATCTATGGAAACGATCGCATCATATCACTGCTTACGGTGGACACAGAACCCACTCCTCAAAGTGGAGACTTGCTGCATTCGATCATTCCTCTTATTACTGAAGACAGTGATGAATGTGCTCACTATCGTTGCGTAAAGGCTATTCTGAAGAATCGACTGATGGAACTCGATCGCGCGGACGTCATCGGCAACACTGCTCTACACTACGCTGTAAGGTACAATCTCAGCAACGTCCAgaaaatgttgttgaagaGTGGCGCCTACGTCGGTGTAGTGAACAAGTTCGATGAGCTTCCGATTGCCGAGATGGATCCAACAACGCTGGAAGATCACCTGGATAGCTGTGTGACGTGTGAACAGGTCATCATCGGCGACAGGCAGTACGAGATAAACGTTGATGTGAAGAATTTTGTTCCACCAATCCACAAAGTAACCGGTACCAGCAATGTGCACGCTTCGGAGAATGATGAAATGCGTTGT TGCATGGTCAACGCTTTCTTGTTCGTACTGTTcgtttgtattttctttcacGATGTCCTCATTCTGGTTGGCAACAGGAAGATGGTAAAATTCCGCAAATCGTTGCAAACAGTGTGCCATGTCTGTTTCAACTTCATCCTTCTTTGCGCTCCGGTGGCATTTCCCAGCTGCCTACGTTATCGATGGATACCGGCGTTTATCATTCTCTGGCGAGCGACCCAATGGACTGCGCTGTTGGGAACACTCTCGATACTTTCGTGGTCCATATCGTTGGTCATGTTTAAGACGGTCGCGAAGAACATCCTAAAGTTTTTGGCCCTTTACTTCGTGCTGATCGTTGCTTTTGCATTGGGTTTTAACATATTGTGTTCCCCGATGGGTTCAAACGTATCCGTTGCAGAACCTTTAGCACGTAATgtttcgttgaatttgacgGAGAATAGAAACTTCTCGGTGGATACGATTGAGTTAGCAGACACGGACGAAGATTCGAACAATCTGCTGACCATTTCATCTGCTCTGCTGAGCGTTTCATTGATGATTATGG GTAATGTGGAGACGGATGATATTCAACCGAACCAACACGTCGGGCGATACATTTTCTTCACCGTATTTCTGTTTGCTATGCCACTAGTTTTGTTCATATTAATGAATGCCTTGGCGGTGACCGACACAACG TCCATCTTAGAGGAGGCTGAATTGATTTCCATCGCCAAAACTGCGTCCGTAATTCACAAATACGAACATTTGGGCAGCTTCTGCATCGGAGGAAGCTCACCAATGCTGAA AATATTTTCCAACAATGCCGAGACTCATTTTTGCCACATTAAAATCAATCGGTACCAAAAGATGTCAAACCAGCAGACGTGGGCCAGCCTCTCGGAGTTAATATTTTGCCAGGATCTAGTCAGCAAGCGGGACACAAAAGTGATGCAAATCTTATCCAATTCTAGAAATCCTACAAAAGGGAAAGCCGATGAGTAG
- the LOC131286220 gene encoding nuclear RNA export factor 1-like, with protein MPRNIRNGNFRGRDNRGGRYQGGDRQYDAGKQRYDHHDDRTERDDYNDRNRNDRNMTDVKRRVSFKPSNGNRGKGRITEGLIRAHINDDDEAMAGDTYDGDLRTFVNNRKNGIRRRSGSPIPRGGQTGNMNRPRLVQSNTTWYEVKIPYGHKYDKEFILRAIQQAIKPNVFIPLYWRVIESAALFYVEDFKIAELIQKANRTIETPDRRRLILVVRNSQPNSPVNDQLKERMKQAMQKRYNPATKALNLEKFHADPDLSDIFCALARPQIILAAVDIISEHIPELEALNLNDNKLYMLDHLRSMANKIPNLKVLYLAKNKIPYINTLDSLKALKLRELNLEDNPLRQRYEDQTLYVSEVRKRFPKVIKLDNIDLPPPISFDIPEDDQKQPQAKASFLANPASTDLVRQFLEQYYALYDSDNRQPLLEAYHEHALFSLTVNTYHQNNQQKLGAYVSANRNIKHKTDLDTRCRLLKQSRLQVVSYLSELPPTRHDVHSFAVDLTFFTPQMLLLTVTGVFKERKPAGQNEPMRSFHRTMVIVPAGGGFCIRNDMLHINNTLSVQDEKCFKGPRPAVPTPPGATAAAAVPANVAGPAVLPTTAPDDNTKLQMVQALAVTTGMNLEWSRRCLQETNWDYERAEFAFRELQKQNQVPQEAFIKQ; from the exons ATGCCGAGAAACATCCGCAACGGCAATTTCCGTGGTCGTGATAACCGTGGTGGCCGCTATCAAGGAGGAGATCGGCAATATGACGCAG GAAAACAAAGATATGATCACCATGACGATCGCACGGAACGTGATGATTATAACGATAGGAATCGGAACGACAGAAATATGACGGATGTGAAGCGAAGGGTCAGCTTCAAACCGTCCAACGGGAACCGTGGTAAAGGACGCATAACGGAAGGCCTAATTCGCGCGCACAtcaacgatgacgacgaagCGATGGCCGGTGATACCTACGACGGTGATCTCCGCACTTTTGTCAACAACCGGAAGAACGGTATCAGAAGGCGCAGCGGCTCGCCGATACCGCGTGGCGGACAAACCGGAAACATGAATCGTCCAAGGCTGGTCCAGTCAAACACCACTTGGTATGAAGTGAAGATACCGTACGGTCACAAGTACGACAAGGAATTCATACTACGCGCGATCCAACAGGCTATAAAGCCGAACGTATTCATTCCGCTGTACTGGCGGGTGATCGAATCGGCCGCCCTGTTCTACGTGGAGGATTTCAAGATTGCCGAATTGATTCAGAAAGCTAACCGCACCATCGAAACTCCCGATAGGCGTCGTTTGATACTTGTGGTGCGCAACAGCCAACCCAACAGTCCGGTAAACGATCAGCTAAAGGAACGCATGAAGCAGGCCATGCAGAAGCGATACAATCCGGCTACCAAAGCGTTGAACTTAGAGAAATTCCACGCGGATCCGGATCTAAGCGATATCTTCTGCGCTTTGGCTCGCCCGCAAATCATCCTGGCTGCTGTTGATATCATTTCCGAGCATATTCCCGAGCTGGAAGCGCTTAACCTTAACGATAACAAATTGTACATGCTCGATCATCTGCGGTCGATGGCAAACAAAATTCCCAATCTGAAAGTGTTATACCTCGCCAAGAATAAG ATTCCGTACATCAACACACTGGACAGCTTGAAGGCGCTAAAGCTGCGGGAACTCAACTTGGAGGACAACCCACTACGGCAACGCTACGAGGATCAAACACTCTACGTCAG TGAAGTGCGTAAACGGTTCCCGAAGGTCATCAAGCTG GATAATATCGATCTGCCGCCACCGATCAGCTTCGACATCCCGGAGGATGATCAAAAGCAACCGCAGGCCAAAGCATCCTTCCTGGCCAACCCTGCCAGCACCGATCTGGTGCGCCAGTTCCTGGAGCAGTACTATGCGCTGTACGATTCCGACAACAGGCAACCTCTGCTGGAAGCCTACCACGAGCATGCATTGTTTTCGCTCACAGTCAACACGTACCATCAAAACAATCAGCAAAA atTGGGTGCCTACGTGTCTGCGAATCGTAACATCAAGCACAAAACTGACCTGGACACTCGGTGTCGGTTGCTAAAGCAGAGCCGCTTGCAAGTGGTATCGTACCTTTCGGAACTTCCGCCAACCAGGCACGATGTACATTCCTTCGCGGTGGATTTAACCTTTTTCACG CCCCAAATGCTACTACTGACCGTGACGGGTGTGTTTAAGGAGCGTAAACCTGCCGGTCAGAATGAGCCGATGCGATCCTTCCACCGTACGATGGTGATCGTACCGGCCGGTGGTGGATTCTGTATCCGCAACGATATGCTGCACATCAACAACACGCTGTCAGTACAGGACgagaaatgtttcaaagggcCACGGCCGGCGGTGCCAACTCCACCGGGGgcaacggcggcggcggcggtacCGGCAAATGTTGCGGGCCCTGCTGTGTTACCAACGACGGCGCCGGACGACAATACTAAGCTGCAGATGGTGCAGGCGCTAGCGGTCACGACCGGCATGAACCTCGAGTGGAGCAGACGCTGTCTGCAGGAAACGAACTGGGACTACGAGCGGGCCGAGTTTGCGTTTCGCGAACTGCAAAAACAGAATCAAGTCCCCCAGGAGGCATTCATCAAACAATGA
- the LOC131283963 gene encoding isocitrate dehydrogenase [NAD] subunit gamma, mitochondrial isoform X1, which produces MALRMFRLGQDVVTPLIKRNCAVSAFELQHKNPVQRKVEVIPKAQYGGRHTVTMLPGGGIGPELMSYVREVFRFAGVPVDFEIVDIDPASEGNDDLEYAITSIKRNGVALKGNIETKSEATGILSRNVALRNELDLFVNVLHCKSFNAIPAHHSNVDVVIVRQNTEGEYAMLEHESVRGVVESMKVVTVENAARVARFAFEFAKNNNRKKVTTIHKANIMKLSDGLFLKVAKNIAKEYPDIQHNDMIIDNCCMQLVSNPHQFDVMNTTNLYGSITSNVLCGLVGGAGLFSGRNYGDHYAVFEPGTRNTGTAIAGKNVANPVAMLNAAVDMLYHLGHRYHADCISDALHKTIDIDGVHTPDLGGNNTSTDIVQNVLKHLAEKRTYWQHGLLHNI; this is translated from the exons ATGGCACTCCGAATGTTCCGACTGGGCCAGGATGTGGTTACCCCCCTGATTAAGCGC AACTGTGCGGTGTCAGCGTTCGAGCTGCAGCACAAGAATCCCGTCCAGCGGAAGGTGGAGGTGATTCCCAAGGCGCAGTATGGTGGGCGCCACACGGTTACGATGCTGCCGGGCGGCGGTATTGGCCCGGAGCTGATGAGCTACGTCCGCGAAGTGTTCCGGTTTGCCGGCGTGCCGGTGGATTTTGAGATTGTCGACATCGACCCGGCCAGCGAGGGAAACGATGACCTGGAGTACGCCATCACGTCCATCAAGCGCAATGGTGTTGCGCTTAAGGGAAACATCGAAACGAAGTCGGAAGCCACTGGCATTTTGTCTCGTAACGTGGCCCTCCGCAATGAGCTGGATCTGTTCGTGAACGTGCTGCATTGCAAGTCGTTCAACGCGATTCCGGCGCACCACTCGAACGTGGACGTGGTGATCGTGCGACAAAACACCGAGGGCGAGTACGCCATGCTGGAACACGAGAGTGTGCGCGGTGTGGTGGAAAGCATGAAGGTGGTGACGGTCGAGAATGCGGCCCGTGTCGCCCGGTTTGCGTTTGAGTTTGCCAAGAACAACAACCGCAAGAAGGTGACAACCATCCACAAGGCAAACATCATGAAGCTATCCGATGGATTGTTCCTGAAGGTGGCTAAGAACATTGCCAAGGAGTACCCGGATATCCAACACAACGATATGATTATCGATAACTGCTGCATGCAGCTGGTTTCGAATCCGCACCAGTTTGACGTGATGAACACGACCAACCTGTACGGAAGTATTACGTCGAACGTACTGTGCGGTTTGGTAGGCGGTGCTGGATTGTTTTCCGGTCGTAACTATGGTGATCAT TATGCCGTTTTCGAGCCAGGCACTCGTAACACTGGTACGGCCATTGCCGGCAAAAACGTCGCTAACCCGGTTGCCATGCTGAATGCGGCCGTTGATATGCTGTACCATCTCGGTCACCGGTATCACGCCGATTGTATTTCCGATGCCCTCCACAAAACCATCGATATTGACGGTGTCCATACGCCGG ATCTCGGTGGTAACAACACAAGCACGGATATCGTCCAGAACGTTCTGAAGCATCTGGCCGAGAAGAGAACGTACTG GCAACATGGGCTGTTGCATAATATTTAG
- the LOC131283963 gene encoding isocitrate dehydrogenase [NAD] subunit gamma, mitochondrial isoform X2 — protein MALRMFRLGQDVVTPLIKRNCAVSAFELQHKNPVQRKVEVIPKAQYGGRHTVTMLPGGGIGPELMSYVREVFRFAGVPVDFEIVDIDPASEGNDDLEYAITSIKRNGVALKGNIETKSEATGILSRNVALRNELDLFVNVLHCKSFNAIPAHHSNVDVVIVRQNTEGEYAMLEHESVRGVVESMKVVTVENAARVARFAFEFAKNNNRKKVTTIHKANIMKLSDGLFLKVAKNIAKEYPDIQHNDMIIDNCCMQLVSNPHQFDVMNTTNLYGSITSNVLCGLVGGAGLFSGRNYGDHYAVFEPGTRNTGTAIAGKNVANPVAMLNAAVDMLYHLGHRYHADCISDALHKTIDIDGVHTPDLGGNNTSTDIVQNVLKHLAEKRTY, from the exons ATGGCACTCCGAATGTTCCGACTGGGCCAGGATGTGGTTACCCCCCTGATTAAGCGC AACTGTGCGGTGTCAGCGTTCGAGCTGCAGCACAAGAATCCCGTCCAGCGGAAGGTGGAGGTGATTCCCAAGGCGCAGTATGGTGGGCGCCACACGGTTACGATGCTGCCGGGCGGCGGTATTGGCCCGGAGCTGATGAGCTACGTCCGCGAAGTGTTCCGGTTTGCCGGCGTGCCGGTGGATTTTGAGATTGTCGACATCGACCCGGCCAGCGAGGGAAACGATGACCTGGAGTACGCCATCACGTCCATCAAGCGCAATGGTGTTGCGCTTAAGGGAAACATCGAAACGAAGTCGGAAGCCACTGGCATTTTGTCTCGTAACGTGGCCCTCCGCAATGAGCTGGATCTGTTCGTGAACGTGCTGCATTGCAAGTCGTTCAACGCGATTCCGGCGCACCACTCGAACGTGGACGTGGTGATCGTGCGACAAAACACCGAGGGCGAGTACGCCATGCTGGAACACGAGAGTGTGCGCGGTGTGGTGGAAAGCATGAAGGTGGTGACGGTCGAGAATGCGGCCCGTGTCGCCCGGTTTGCGTTTGAGTTTGCCAAGAACAACAACCGCAAGAAGGTGACAACCATCCACAAGGCAAACATCATGAAGCTATCCGATGGATTGTTCCTGAAGGTGGCTAAGAACATTGCCAAGGAGTACCCGGATATCCAACACAACGATATGATTATCGATAACTGCTGCATGCAGCTGGTTTCGAATCCGCACCAGTTTGACGTGATGAACACGACCAACCTGTACGGAAGTATTACGTCGAACGTACTGTGCGGTTTGGTAGGCGGTGCTGGATTGTTTTCCGGTCGTAACTATGGTGATCAT TATGCCGTTTTCGAGCCAGGCACTCGTAACACTGGTACGGCCATTGCCGGCAAAAACGTCGCTAACCCGGTTGCCATGCTGAATGCGGCCGTTGATATGCTGTACCATCTCGGTCACCGGTATCACGCCGATTGTATTTCCGATGCCCTCCACAAAACCATCGATATTGACGGTGTCCATACGCCGG ATCTCGGTGGTAACAACACAAGCACGGATATCGTCCAGAACGTTCTGAAGCATCTGGCCGAGAAGAGAACGTACTG A
- the LOC131283963 gene encoding isocitrate dehydrogenase [NAD] subunit gamma, mitochondrial isoform X3, whose protein sequence is MALRMFRLGQDVVTPLIKRNCAVSAFELQHKNPVQRKVEVIPKAQYGGRHTVTMLPGGGIGPELMSYVREVFRFAGVPVDFEIVDIDPASEGNDDLEYAITSIKRNGVALKGNIETKSEATGILSRNVALRNELDLFVNVLHCKSFNAIPAHHSNVDVVIVRQNTEGEYAMLEHESVRGVVESMKVVTVENAARVARFAFEFAKNNNRKKVTTIHKANIMKLSDGLFLKVAKNIAKEYPDIQHNDMIIDNCCMQLVSNPHQFDVMNTTNLYGSITSNVLCGLVGGAGLFSGRNYGDHYAVFEPGTRNTGTAIAGKNVANPVAMLNAAVDMLYHLGHRYHADCISDALHKTIDIDGVHTPDLGGNNTSTDIVQNVLKHLAEKRTY, encoded by the exons ATGGCACTCCGAATGTTCCGACTGGGCCAGGATGTGGTTACCCCCCTGATTAAGCGC AACTGTGCGGTGTCAGCGTTCGAGCTGCAGCACAAGAATCCCGTCCAGCGGAAGGTGGAGGTGATTCCCAAGGCGCAGTATGGTGGGCGCCACACGGTTACGATGCTGCCGGGCGGCGGTATTGGCCCGGAGCTGATGAGCTACGTCCGCGAAGTGTTCCGGTTTGCCGGCGTGCCGGTGGATTTTGAGATTGTCGACATCGACCCGGCCAGCGAGGGAAACGATGACCTGGAGTACGCCATCACGTCCATCAAGCGCAATGGTGTTGCGCTTAAGGGAAACATCGAAACGAAGTCGGAAGCCACTGGCATTTTGTCTCGTAACGTGGCCCTCCGCAATGAGCTGGATCTGTTCGTGAACGTGCTGCATTGCAAGTCGTTCAACGCGATTCCGGCGCACCACTCGAACGTGGACGTGGTGATCGTGCGACAAAACACCGAGGGCGAGTACGCCATGCTGGAACACGAGAGTGTGCGCGGTGTGGTGGAAAGCATGAAGGTGGTGACGGTCGAGAATGCGGCCCGTGTCGCCCGGTTTGCGTTTGAGTTTGCCAAGAACAACAACCGCAAGAAGGTGACAACCATCCACAAGGCAAACATCATGAAGCTATCCGATGGATTGTTCCTGAAGGTGGCTAAGAACATTGCCAAGGAGTACCCGGATATCCAACACAACGATATGATTATCGATAACTGCTGCATGCAGCTGGTTTCGAATCCGCACCAGTTTGACGTGATGAACACGACCAACCTGTACGGAAGTATTACGTCGAACGTACTGTGCGGTTTGGTAGGCGGTGCTGGATTGTTTTCCGGTCGTAACTATGGTGATCAT TATGCCGTTTTCGAGCCAGGCACTCGTAACACTGGTACGGCCATTGCCGGCAAAAACGTCGCTAACCCGGTTGCCATGCTGAATGCGGCCGTTGATATGCTGTACCATCTCGGTCACCGGTATCACGCCGATTGTATTTCCGATGCCCTCCACAAAACCATCGATATTGACGGTGTCCATACGCCGG ATCTCGGTGGTAACAACACAAGCACGGATATCGTCCAGAACGTTCTGAAGCATCTGGCCGAGAAGAGAACGTACTG a